The following proteins come from a genomic window of Myroides odoratus DSM 2801:
- a CDS encoding DUF3050 domain-containing protein — MNIQTVNQLITPERQALLEHPLYQKITTVAHLQKFMEGHVYAVWDFMSLLKALQQKLTCTTTPWFASPYPQTRYLINEIVLAEESDLAMDGQRLSHFEMYIDAMRDAQADVQIIDAFLAQLQEGKSTEQAITALAVDQDIKDFLTFTFDIIAQGKPHEIAAAFTFGREDLIPEMFTAILKGFQLNFPETDLSKLIYYFERHIELDGDEHGPMAMQMITELCGSDEQKWQEVIRVSKEALVKRYGLWNAIERAIEAN, encoded by the coding sequence ATGAATATTCAAACCGTTAATCAACTGATTACTCCAGAACGTCAAGCTTTATTAGAGCATCCATTATATCAAAAAATTACGACTGTTGCCCATTTACAGAAATTCATGGAAGGCCATGTATACGCAGTATGGGATTTTATGTCCCTATTAAAAGCCTTACAACAAAAGCTTACGTGTACAACTACGCCTTGGTTTGCTTCTCCTTATCCACAAACGCGTTATTTAATTAACGAGATTGTCTTAGCGGAGGAATCCGATTTAGCTATGGATGGACAGCGTTTGAGTCATTTTGAAATGTATATCGATGCGATGCGCGACGCACAAGCAGACGTGCAAATTATAGATGCTTTTTTAGCTCAACTACAAGAGGGAAAAAGCACTGAACAAGCGATTACAGCATTAGCTGTGGACCAAGATATTAAAGACTTCTTGACTTTTACTTTTGACATCATTGCGCAAGGAAAACCGCATGAAATTGCTGCGGCATTTACTTTTGGTCGTGAAGATTTGATTCCTGAAATGTTTACTGCTATCCTAAAAGGGTTTCAACTTAACTTTCCGGAAACAGACTTATCCAAATTAATTTATTACTTTGAGCGACACATTGAATTAGATGGCGATGAGCATGGACCAATGGCAATGCAAATGATTACGGAACTATGTGGTTCAGATGAACAAAAATGGCAAGAGGTAATCCGCGTATCCAAAGAAGCTTTAGTCAAACGATATGGCTTATGGAATGCAATCGAACGCGCGATTGAAGCAAATTAA